One Nonomuraea angiospora DNA segment encodes these proteins:
- a CDS encoding TetR/AcrR family transcriptional regulator, giving the protein MVRLTRAQQQERTRAAVLAAAREEFAERGYADAKVDRIAERAELTRGAVYSNFPSKRALYLAVLVASIGPAAAEEGPPPSGVAEALGAFARMWLERLPLTGDTSAGGRLQSRSLAGVFDDEPGRAALGQLARLEALLLALALEPRAPGHARRVRLAELVLTLLSGAAHLAGTAPGFGDPFDVARACRHLAGLDLADTWDPPHLPYIAPARAVRDAWEPPAELPDELTGRRTGFDADGVIAVLGTGRLEAAEEAVRAARPGERVTVAVVTGDPAELGRLVRLRIGDLAGSLRRVFGPDPLPGLRLVLDEHAAVASAAGIPDVDDATEAAVRVQAGRIVARAHGRGAAHAAAVTGPALPRTG; this is encoded by the coding sequence ATGGTCAGGCTGACCCGGGCGCAGCAGCAGGAACGCACCCGAGCGGCCGTGCTGGCGGCGGCGAGGGAGGAGTTCGCCGAGCGCGGATACGCCGACGCCAAGGTGGACCGGATCGCGGAGCGGGCCGAGCTGACCCGCGGCGCCGTCTACTCGAACTTCCCGAGCAAGCGCGCCCTCTACCTGGCGGTCCTGGTCGCCTCGATCGGGCCCGCGGCGGCCGAGGAGGGCCCGCCGCCGTCCGGCGTGGCCGAGGCGCTGGGCGCGTTCGCCCGCATGTGGCTCGAACGGCTGCCCCTGACCGGCGACACCTCCGCCGGAGGCAGGCTGCAGTCGCGCTCGCTGGCCGGGGTGTTCGACGACGAACCCGGCCGCGCCGCCCTGGGCCAGCTCGCCCGGCTGGAGGCCCTGCTGCTCGCCCTCGCGCTGGAGCCGCGCGCGCCGGGCCACGCGCGGCGGGTTCGGCTGGCCGAGTTGGTCCTCACGCTGCTGAGCGGCGCCGCCCACCTGGCCGGGACGGCGCCCGGCTTCGGCGACCCCTTCGACGTGGCCCGCGCCTGCCGGCACCTGGCCGGCCTCGACCTCGCCGACACGTGGGACCCGCCCCACCTGCCCTACATCGCCCCCGCGCGGGCCGTCCGGGACGCCTGGGAGCCGCCCGCGGAGCTGCCGGACGAGCTCACCGGCCGCCGGACGGGGTTCGACGCCGACGGTGTGATCGCCGTCCTGGGGACCGGCCGGCTGGAGGCCGCCGAGGAGGCCGTCCGCGCCGCCCGCCCGGGGGAGCGCGTCACCGTCGCCGTGGTGACGGGCGATCCCGCCGAACTGGGGCGGCTCGTACGGCTCAGGATCGGCGACCTCGCCGGGAGCCTGCGCCGGGTGTTCGGCCCGGATCCCCTGCCGGGCCTGCGCCTCGTCCTCGACGAGCACGCCGCCGTCGCCTCGGCCGCCGGGATCCCGGACGTGGATGACGCCACCGAGGCCGCGGTACGCGTCCAGGCGGGCCGGATCGTCGCCCGCGCCCACGGCCGGGGCGCCGCCCACGCCGCGGCCGTCACCGGACCCGCCCTCCCCCGTACCGGCTAG
- a CDS encoding LacI family DNA-binding transcriptional regulator — MSDARRRPPSSTDVAALAGVSQKTVSRVLNGEPYVSEEVRERVLAAARELGYRRNTAARALHLGRFHRIGVASIGSSLYGPSSLLVALERQAREIGYAFAVAYAGEGAGVMSAVESLLAQGVDAIVVSDPIDGSQELRIDADVPVLSFRPIPGPRVVVTGVSGVEAGRQATEHLLGLGHASVWHVAGPHRWPAARDRARGWREALAAAGAPEPPAQEGDWSPASGYAAGRVLAADPRVTAVFAANDDMAIGVLRALAEAGRAVPEEVSVVGMDDIPAAAYLSPPLTTIRQDFEAIARHGLALLAAEIERSPGEPALGDLPAHLVVRRSTAPPAKP; from the coding sequence GTGTCCGACGCCAGGCGAAGGCCCCCGAGCAGCACCGACGTCGCCGCCCTCGCGGGCGTGTCGCAGAAGACGGTCTCGCGGGTGCTCAACGGCGAGCCGTACGTCAGCGAGGAGGTCCGCGAGCGGGTGCTGGCGGCGGCGCGCGAGCTCGGCTACCGCCGCAACACCGCGGCCAGGGCGCTCCACCTGGGCCGTTTCCACCGCATCGGGGTCGCCTCGATCGGCAGCTCGCTCTACGGCCCGTCATCGCTGCTCGTCGCCCTGGAGCGGCAGGCCAGGGAGATCGGGTACGCGTTCGCGGTCGCCTACGCGGGCGAGGGCGCCGGCGTCATGAGCGCGGTCGAGTCGCTGCTGGCCCAGGGCGTGGACGCCATCGTGGTGTCCGACCCGATCGACGGGAGCCAGGAGTTGCGCATCGACGCCGACGTGCCCGTGCTGAGCTTCCGGCCGATCCCCGGGCCGCGCGTGGTGGTCACCGGCGTCTCCGGCGTGGAGGCGGGCAGGCAGGCGACCGAGCACCTGCTCGGCCTCGGGCACGCCAGCGTCTGGCACGTCGCGGGGCCGCACCGGTGGCCTGCGGCGCGCGACCGGGCGCGCGGCTGGCGGGAGGCGCTGGCCGCCGCAGGTGCTCCCGAGCCGCCGGCGCAGGAGGGCGACTGGTCCCCGGCCTCCGGGTACGCGGCGGGCCGGGTGCTGGCGGCGGACCCGCGGGTCACGGCGGTGTTCGCGGCCAACGACGACATGGCGATCGGCGTGCTGCGCGCGCTGGCGGAGGCCGGTCGCGCGGTGCCGGAGGAGGTGAGCGTGGTCGGCATGGACGACATCCCGGCGGCGGCGTACCTGTCGCCGCCGCTGACCACCATCCGCCAGGACTTCGAGGCGATCGCCCGGCACGGCCTCGCGCTGCTCGCCGCCGAGATCGAACGCTCTCCCGGCGAACCCGCCCTCGGAGATCTGCCCGCGCACCTCGTGGTGCGCCGATCGACCGCTCCGCCCGCGAAGCCGTGA
- a CDS encoding beta-galactosidase, with product MPRVLFGAAYYPEYHPADLLKTDLDLMADARFSVIRVGESVWSTWEPENGRFDLDWLQPALDGAHERGIGVILGTPTYAVPPWLARLYPEIAGERATGQRIGWGARQEMDFTHPAFRFHAERITRKVVERYAGHPSVIGFQVDNEPGVHLLHNHGVFQRFVDWLRERYGDVETLNREWGLVYWSHRLSDWADLWRPDGNAQPQYTQAWRRFQADQVTEFIAWQADIVREYARPGQFVTTCIAYDRPGVADDELTRRLDVTAGNPYYTMQDGLALPAPQDAPQSWMTRNTWALYLSADRMFSSRQEPFLVTETNAQAIGGPWVNQPAYDGQWRQAAWALVSRGASMIEYWQWRTLVFGTETYWGGVLPHSGRPGRTYREIARIGAELETAGDLVEGLVPDADVAMLYSTPSKWALSAQPALGRPDGGPDERSYQGIFEPFYRGAFDAGCQVRVVHAAQAVAGEPGALAARHPVLVAAGLYVADDATLDWLTAYAAAGGHLVVGPRTGYADTEARARRDVQPGRLADAAGAWYDEFSNLTEDLPVRGPVGGMAFPEGAAGTRWADGLQAEGAEVLAGYEHPHFGRFAAITTREHGQGRITYVGTVPNAVLAEALFRRLVPSPGPWSELPPGVTSTGATARDGRRVRFLHNWAWEPASVRVPVPVRDVLDGSAHEAGAELPLGPWDVRVLSETAGGDVR from the coding sequence GTGCCGCGAGTACTCTTCGGCGCCGCCTACTACCCCGAATACCACCCCGCCGACCTGCTGAAGACCGACCTGGACCTGATGGCCGACGCGCGCTTCTCGGTGATCCGGGTCGGCGAGTCGGTCTGGTCCACCTGGGAGCCCGAGAACGGCCGCTTCGACCTCGACTGGCTGCAACCGGCGCTGGACGGCGCGCACGAGCGCGGCATCGGGGTCATCCTGGGCACGCCGACGTACGCGGTGCCACCGTGGCTGGCCCGGCTCTACCCGGAGATCGCCGGGGAGCGGGCCACCGGGCAGCGCATCGGGTGGGGCGCCCGCCAGGAGATGGACTTCACGCACCCGGCGTTCCGCTTCCACGCCGAGCGGATCACCCGCAAGGTCGTCGAACGGTACGCCGGCCACCCGTCGGTCATCGGCTTCCAGGTCGACAACGAGCCGGGCGTGCACCTGCTGCACAACCACGGCGTGTTCCAGCGGTTCGTCGACTGGCTGCGCGAGCGCTACGGCGACGTGGAGACGCTGAACCGGGAGTGGGGCCTGGTCTACTGGTCGCACCGGCTGTCGGACTGGGCCGACCTGTGGCGGCCCGACGGCAACGCCCAGCCGCAGTACACGCAGGCGTGGCGGCGCTTCCAGGCCGACCAGGTGACCGAGTTCATCGCCTGGCAGGCGGACATCGTGCGCGAGTACGCCCGTCCCGGGCAGTTCGTCACCACGTGCATCGCCTACGACCGGCCCGGGGTGGCCGACGACGAGCTGACCCGGCGGCTCGACGTCACCGCGGGCAACCCGTACTACACGATGCAGGACGGCCTCGCGCTGCCCGCGCCGCAGGACGCGCCGCAGAGCTGGATGACCAGGAACACCTGGGCGCTGTACCTCAGCGCGGACCGGATGTTCTCCTCCCGCCAGGAGCCGTTCCTGGTGACCGAGACGAACGCGCAGGCCATCGGGGGACCCTGGGTGAACCAGCCCGCCTATGACGGCCAGTGGCGGCAGGCCGCGTGGGCGCTCGTCTCCCGCGGGGCCTCCATGATCGAGTACTGGCAGTGGCGGACGCTGGTGTTCGGCACGGAGACGTACTGGGGCGGGGTGCTGCCGCACAGCGGGCGGCCGGGGCGCACCTACCGGGAGATCGCCCGGATCGGGGCCGAGCTGGAGACGGCGGGAGACCTGGTCGAGGGGCTGGTCCCGGACGCGGACGTCGCGATGCTCTACTCCACGCCGAGCAAGTGGGCGCTGAGCGCCCAGCCCGCGCTCGGGCGGCCGGACGGCGGGCCGGACGAGCGCTCCTACCAGGGCATCTTCGAGCCGTTCTACCGTGGCGCGTTCGACGCCGGCTGCCAGGTGCGGGTGGTGCACGCCGCCCAGGCGGTCGCCGGGGAGCCGGGCGCGCTGGCCGCCCGGCATCCGGTGCTGGTGGCCGCCGGGCTGTACGTGGCCGACGACGCCACGCTGGACTGGCTGACGGCGTACGCGGCGGCGGGCGGGCACCTGGTCGTCGGCCCGCGCACCGGCTACGCCGACACCGAGGCCCGGGCCCGCCGGGACGTCCAGCCGGGCAGGCTGGCCGACGCCGCGGGCGCCTGGTACGACGAGTTCAGCAACCTGACCGAGGACCTGCCGGTCAGGGGCCCAGTAGGAGGCATGGCCTTCCCGGAGGGCGCGGCGGGCACCCGGTGGGCGGACGGACTGCAGGCAGAGGGGGCGGAGGTGCTGGCCGGTTACGAACACCCGCACTTCGGGCGGTTCGCGGCGATCACCACCCGCGAGCATGGCCAGGGCCGGATCACCTACGTCGGCACCGTGCCCAACGCTGTGCTGGCCGAGGCCCTGTTCCGCCGGCTGGTGCCGTCGCCCGGCCCCTGGTCGGAGCTGCCGCCCGGGGTCACCTCGACCGGCGCCACCGCGCGCGACGGCCGGCGGGTTCGTTTCCTGCACAACTGGGCGTGGGAGCCCGCGTCGGTGCGGGTACCGGTCCCGGTGCGGGATGTGCTCGACGGCTCCGCCCACGAGGCCGGCGCCGAGTTGCCGCTGGGGCCGTGGGACGTGCGGGTGCTGTCGGAGACGGCAGGCGGCGACGTACGCTGA
- a CDS encoding ThuA domain-containing protein, with product MAVNVTVWSENYHEPREEAVRRIYPDGMHGAIAEGLTELLGERVTTRTAVLDEPEHGLTDAVLAGTDVLTWWGHMAHEEVDDKVVERVRRRVLGGMGLLVLHSAHYSKIFRALMGSTCTLNWRDAGERELVWTVAPGHPIAQGVPRPLVIERQETYGEPFGIPEPDELVFISNFSGGEVFRSGCCFRRGLGKIFYFSPGDQEYPVYHHPGVRRVLANAVLWAAPAGEVGEPLQNAHTPVQW from the coding sequence ATGGCGGTCAACGTCACGGTCTGGAGCGAGAACTATCACGAGCCGCGCGAGGAGGCGGTACGCCGTATCTATCCCGACGGCATGCACGGAGCCATCGCCGAGGGGCTGACCGAGCTGCTGGGCGAGCGCGTGACCACGCGTACCGCCGTGCTCGACGAGCCCGAGCACGGCCTGACCGACGCGGTCCTGGCCGGCACCGACGTGCTGACCTGGTGGGGCCACATGGCGCACGAGGAGGTCGACGACAAGGTCGTCGAACGCGTGCGGCGGCGCGTGCTGGGCGGCATGGGCCTGCTGGTGCTGCACTCGGCCCACTACTCCAAGATCTTCCGTGCGCTGATGGGCTCCACCTGCACGCTCAACTGGCGTGACGCCGGCGAGCGCGAGCTGGTCTGGACGGTCGCGCCCGGCCACCCGATCGCGCAGGGCGTGCCCCGTCCGCTGGTCATCGAGCGGCAGGAGACGTACGGCGAGCCGTTCGGCATCCCGGAGCCCGACGAGCTGGTGTTCATCAGCAACTTCAGCGGCGGCGAGGTGTTCCGCAGCGGCTGCTGCTTCCGCAGGGGCCTGGGCAAGATCTTCTACTTCAGCCCCGGCGACCAGGAATACCCCGTCTACCACCACCCCGGCGTGCGGCGGGTGCTGGCCAACGCCGTCCTGTGGGCCGCGCCGGCGGGCGAGGTGGGCGAGCCGCTGCAGAACGCCCACACCCCCGTCCAGTGGTAG
- a CDS encoding Gfo/Idh/MocA family protein: MTFDIVKEDRPLRGVVVGAGYIGGQWAPELLAHPGTELVGWVDVVPERARAAAAELGLDDLPVSASLTAVLDGEEPDFIVNCTVPQAHHDVTVTALRRGVSVLSEKPMAVTLDEARSMVRAADESGRLFAVNQNRRFMQTLVAFRRTVADLGPLGVLTSEFFMPYRGPEFLGTLEHPLLQDMAIHLFDAARAVSGTDPVSVYCESFRPSWTWYPGACSATAIFEMTGGLRYTFAGSWSAPGQATSWTGSWRAAGPRGTARWDGQGDPTAEAAEGHVVRPHPPEADAYPGRRRFQGLAEGLEEFVTGLRTGQAPQGECHDNIRSLAMVTAALESARTGARVPITL, encoded by the coding sequence GTGACCTTCGACATCGTCAAGGAGGACCGGCCGCTGCGCGGCGTGGTGGTCGGCGCCGGCTACATCGGCGGCCAGTGGGCGCCCGAGCTGCTCGCCCACCCCGGCACCGAGCTGGTGGGCTGGGTGGACGTGGTGCCGGAGCGCGCCCGCGCCGCCGCCGCCGAGCTGGGCCTCGACGACCTGCCCGTCAGCGCCTCGCTGACCGCCGTGCTCGACGGCGAGGAGCCCGACTTCATCGTCAACTGCACCGTCCCCCAGGCCCACCACGACGTGACGGTCACGGCGCTGCGGCGCGGGGTGTCGGTGCTGAGCGAGAAACCCATGGCGGTCACCCTCGACGAGGCCCGCTCCATGGTCCGGGCGGCCGACGAGTCGGGGCGGCTGTTCGCGGTCAACCAGAACCGCCGTTTCATGCAGACCCTGGTGGCCTTCCGGCGCACGGTGGCCGACCTGGGGCCGCTGGGGGTGCTGACCTCGGAGTTCTTCATGCCCTACCGGGGGCCGGAGTTCCTGGGGACGCTGGAGCATCCGCTGTTACAGGACATGGCGATCCACCTGTTCGACGCGGCGCGGGCGGTGTCGGGGACGGATCCCGTGTCCGTCTACTGCGAGTCGTTCCGGCCGTCGTGGACGTGGTATCCGGGGGCGTGCTCGGCGACCGCGATCTTCGAGATGACCGGCGGGCTGCGCTACACGTTCGCCGGGAGCTGGTCGGCGCCGGGCCAGGCGACGTCGTGGACGGGCAGCTGGCGGGCGGCCGGCCCCCGGGGGACGGCGCGCTGGGACGGCCAGGGTGATCCGACGGCGGAGGCGGCCGAGGGGCACGTGGTGCGGCCGCACCCGCCGGAGGCCGACGCGTACCCCGGCCGGCGGCGCTTCCAGGGGCTGGCCGAGGGGCTGGAGGAGTTCGTGACGGGGCTGCGTACGGGGCAGGCGCCGCAGGGCGAGTGCCACGACAACATCCGCAGCCTGGCCATGGTCACCGCGGCCCTGGAGTCGGCCCGCACGGGCGCGCGGGTGCCGATCACGCTCTGA
- a CDS encoding ankyrin repeat domain-containing protein yields the protein MSDLPQRPSLEHLRKQAKHRKRAQGVPLSRAQFELAREYGFPSWPKLVEHVRVAALEGIERALVLADPAALAPFLPAREPVGGLPPLLVLLRRAVAPAERVRECARLLLDAGADPGSHTLEQGGRRTALSDAVERGDLALARLLVERGAPADEDAFYHACEQSDTAFLDLLHRPGFERMVTHKLDFEDAAGLRWFLDRGADVNACRALHHAVARGRGVTILTMLLDAGADVNLPWDRWDAGRRPLALAARCGHLAAYELLASRGARADLDPVDAAVLAVARGESARLPAAPPPALGNPDAGDYGWALGQFALLGRTDVVRALLEAGMAVDTRGWSNFTPLDQAAMHGRTATVRLLIERGADLDDRAFDEEGPTPLDCALWGLRNNRAEDGDYPGTVAALLEAGAPTRLGPPTGDPAVDALLERSAELEQ from the coding sequence GTGTCCGATCTTCCCCAGCGCCCTTCGCTGGAGCATCTGCGCAAGCAGGCCAAACACCGCAAGCGCGCCCAGGGCGTCCCGCTGAGCCGGGCGCAGTTCGAGCTGGCCCGCGAGTACGGCTTCCCGAGCTGGCCGAAGCTGGTCGAGCACGTGCGCGTCGCCGCCCTGGAGGGCATCGAACGGGCGCTCGTCCTGGCCGATCCGGCCGCGCTGGCCCCGTTCCTGCCGGCCCGCGAGCCGGTCGGCGGCCTCCCGCCACTGCTGGTGCTGCTGCGGCGGGCCGTCGCCCCCGCCGAGCGGGTACGCGAGTGCGCCCGGCTCCTGCTGGACGCGGGCGCCGACCCCGGGAGCCACACCCTGGAGCAGGGCGGCAGGCGGACGGCGTTGTCCGACGCCGTGGAGCGGGGTGACCTGGCCCTGGCCCGGCTCCTCGTCGAGCGGGGCGCGCCCGCGGACGAGGACGCCTTCTACCACGCCTGTGAGCAGTCGGACACGGCCTTCCTCGACCTCCTCCACCGGCCCGGCTTCGAGCGCATGGTGACGCACAAGCTGGACTTCGAGGACGCGGCGGGGCTGCGCTGGTTCCTCGACCGGGGCGCCGACGTCAACGCCTGCCGCGCCCTGCACCACGCCGTCGCCCGCGGCCGGGGCGTCACCATCCTGACGATGCTCCTCGACGCGGGCGCCGACGTGAACCTGCCGTGGGACCGCTGGGACGCCGGCCGCCGCCCCCTCGCGCTGGCCGCCCGCTGCGGCCATCTGGCGGCGTACGAGCTGCTGGCCTCGCGGGGCGCGAGGGCCGACCTGGACCCGGTGGACGCCGCCGTGCTGGCGGTGGCCCGGGGCGAGTCGGCGCGCCTGCCCGCCGCGCCGCCGCCGGCCCTCGGCAACCCGGACGCCGGGGACTACGGCTGGGCCCTGGGCCAGTTCGCCCTGCTGGGCCGCACCGACGTGGTGCGGGCCCTGCTGGAGGCCGGGATGGCGGTGGACACGCGCGGCTGGAGCAACTTCACGCCGCTCGACCAGGCCGCCATGCACGGCCGCACGGCGACGGTGCGGCTGCTGATCGAGCGCGGCGCCGATCTGGACGACCGCGCCTTCGACGAGGAGGGCCCGACCCCGCTGGACTGCGCGCTGTGGGGGCTGCGCAACAACCGCGCGGAGGACGGCGACTACCCGGGCACGGTGGCGGCCCTCCTGGAGGCGGGCGCCCCCACCCGCCTGGGCCCGCCCACGGGCGACCCGGCCGTCGACGCCCTCCTGGAACGGTCAGCCGAGCTTGAGCAGTAA
- a CDS encoding MmyB family transcriptional regulator: MAGRQLPHLRRGAGISAAQLVARLPLPVYVEGRYFDVLAANALATALSPRLVAGANRLRDVFLGPAEQALHPDWESAAVGMVAGFRESVGTDTEDPRFIELSLASPLFSRLWARHDVEACEGAVKHIDHPRVGGLRLHRERLGVGGASGQTLVVFHPDPGTDDADKLALLASAVSDLTPVRPRD; encoded by the coding sequence GTGGCGGGACGTCAGCTCCCACACCTGCGCCGGGGCGCCGGCATCAGCGCCGCCCAGCTCGTCGCCAGGCTCCCGCTGCCCGTGTACGTCGAGGGCCGCTACTTCGACGTCCTCGCCGCCAACGCCCTGGCCACCGCGCTGTCGCCGCGCCTCGTGGCGGGAGCCAACCGCCTGCGCGACGTGTTCCTCGGCCCTGCCGAGCAGGCGCTCCATCCGGACTGGGAGAGCGCCGCCGTGGGCATGGTCGCCGGCTTCCGCGAGTCCGTCGGCACTGACACCGAAGACCCCCGATTCATCGAGCTCTCCCTCGCCAGCCCCCTCTTCAGCCGCCTCTGGGCCCGCCACGACGTGGAGGCGTGCGAGGGGGCGGTCAAGCACATCGACCATCCGCGGGTCGGCGGCCTGCGGCTGCACCGGGAGAGGCTGGGCGTCGGCGGCGCGTCAGGCCAGACGCTCGTCGTCTTCCACCCGGATCCCGGCACCGACGACGCCGACAAACTCGCCCTTCTCGCCTCGGCCGTGAGCGACTTGACACCCGTACGCCCCCGCGACTGA
- a CDS encoding PP2C family protein-serine/threonine phosphatase, translated as MVWEDAPYPMLTVDTAGIIEQANEAARLLLAGAAAGVPLARVAPAWLSRAHHEVCAGLHVDQRVDQRVDQRARGPVGGPVFEAHPVHAGRDRVTWWLVDVDDHQRVVEELRAEREWTAFMVEASVELLSSLNLEHCLEATARLAVRRLADAALVVMPLAPRQYAIVSCDQRGEVSRERASVDPRTVPGLGEALQGFPPAPTRWIEPAETPGWVLRHQGGEVGSVAVTALPGHGLATGALVLLRRTPRAGFSDAEKVFAPLFTAWAGAAISVARLYAEQAAIAETLMAELLPPVAPPLEGVELAARYRTAGDSERVGGDFYDVHPVAGSGRESLVVLGDVSGKGLEAAVLTGRIRNILRALVPLADDHHRVLELLNGALLTHGDPTSFVTLVLASIERRADQVAVRLTSAGHPPPLILRNDGRVEPVHAVGTLIGLVEHITCVTESVLLEPGETCLLYSDGIVEARGGPVGDEFFGEERLCEQLRQCAGMPPEALADRVQMLACQWVGLGEHDDMAVVAITAPREPSHREPSHPAPSHRAPP; from the coding sequence ATGGTGTGGGAAGACGCGCCGTACCCGATGCTGACGGTCGACACCGCCGGCATCATCGAGCAGGCGAACGAGGCGGCCCGGCTGCTTCTCGCCGGCGCGGCCGCAGGCGTGCCGCTGGCGCGGGTGGCCCCTGCCTGGCTGTCACGGGCCCATCACGAGGTCTGCGCCGGGCTCCATGTCGATCAGCGGGTCGATCAGCGCGTCGATCAGCGGGCCCGCGGGCCGGTCGGCGGGCCGGTGTTCGAAGCGCATCCCGTCCATGCCGGCCGCGACCGTGTCACGTGGTGGCTGGTCGACGTCGACGATCACCAGCGGGTCGTCGAGGAGTTGCGCGCCGAGCGGGAGTGGACCGCGTTCATGGTGGAGGCGTCCGTCGAGCTGCTGTCCTCGCTCAACCTGGAGCATTGCCTGGAGGCGACCGCGCGCCTGGCCGTCCGGCGGCTCGCCGACGCCGCGCTGGTCGTCATGCCGCTGGCCCCGCGCCAGTACGCGATCGTCTCCTGCGATCAGCGGGGTGAGGTGTCCCGCGAGCGCGCGTCCGTCGATCCCCGTACGGTGCCGGGGCTCGGGGAGGCGCTGCAGGGCTTTCCCCCGGCGCCCACCCGGTGGATCGAGCCGGCCGAGACGCCCGGCTGGGTGCTGCGCCACCAGGGCGGCGAGGTGGGCTCCGTCGCGGTGACCGCGCTGCCCGGCCATGGCCTGGCCACGGGGGCGCTGGTGCTGCTGCGCCGTACCCCTCGGGCCGGTTTCTCGGACGCCGAGAAGGTGTTCGCGCCGCTGTTCACCGCGTGGGCGGGCGCGGCGATCTCGGTCGCGCGGCTGTACGCCGAGCAGGCGGCCATCGCCGAGACCCTGATGGCCGAGTTGCTGCCGCCCGTGGCGCCGCCGCTGGAGGGCGTGGAGCTGGCGGCCCGTTACCGGACCGCCGGCGACAGCGAACGCGTCGGCGGCGACTTCTACGACGTGCATCCCGTCGCCGGCTCCGGCCGGGAGTCGCTGGTGGTGCTCGGCGACGTGTCCGGCAAGGGCCTGGAGGCGGCCGTGCTCACCGGCAGGATCCGCAACATCCTGCGCGCCCTGGTGCCGCTGGCCGACGACCATCACCGGGTGCTCGAACTGCTGAACGGCGCGCTGCTCACCCATGGTGATCCGACGAGCTTCGTCACGCTCGTCCTGGCCTCGATCGAGCGCCGCGCGGACCAGGTCGCGGTGCGGCTGACCAGCGCCGGGCACCCGCCGCCGCTGATCCTGCGCAACGACGGCCGCGTGGAGCCGGTCCACGCCGTCGGCACGCTGATCGGCCTGGTGGAGCACATCACCTGCGTCACCGAGTCGGTGCTGCTGGAGCCCGGCGAGACGTGCCTGCTCTACAGCGACGGCATCGTCGAGGCCAGGGGCGGCCCGGTCGGTGACGAGTTCTTCGGCGAGGAGCGGCTGTGCGAGCAGCTCCGGCAGTGCGCCGGCATGCCCCCGGAAGCCCTGGCCGACCGCGTCCAGATGCTGGCCTGCCAGTGGGTCGGCCTCGGTGAGCACGACGACATGGCGGTTGTCGCCATCACCGCGCCCCGCGAGCCGTCCCACCGCGAGCCGTCTCACCCCGCGCCGTCTCACCGGGCGCCGCCATGA
- a CDS encoding cobalamin B12-binding domain-containing protein: protein MTRDVEERVETLWAAATAGDEYAAADAALAALDAGMPMETLLLDVVAAVQSRVGREWAAGRITVAQEHTATAVNERVLATLAHQPSARRGPEPGRGRITVACVHGEWHAFPARLLAEVLRLRGWHVDYLGAQVPAPHLVAHLHRTNPDAVALSGSLAPRLPAAHAAITSCQAVGTPVLAGGAAFGPDGRYARLLGADAWAPDACAAADLLAGGPPPRRPATGRPADAPPHLAGPEYAALTGSAPDLVRGVAEELARRVPELAPAYAESRLGHPVEDVASIVDYLRAALYVDDPELFSSFMGWMAEVLTARGIPAHVLLPVLDALAERLPGSPRALVMLEGARDVTRRHRVGDHWTRR, encoded by the coding sequence ATGACGCGCGACGTCGAGGAGCGCGTCGAGACGTTGTGGGCGGCGGCGACGGCCGGGGACGAGTACGCCGCCGCCGACGCGGCGCTGGCCGCGCTCGACGCCGGGATGCCGATGGAGACCCTGCTGCTGGACGTCGTCGCCGCGGTGCAGTCGCGCGTCGGCCGGGAATGGGCGGCCGGCCGCATCACGGTCGCCCAGGAGCACACCGCCACGGCCGTCAACGAGCGCGTGCTCGCGACGCTGGCCCATCAGCCCTCCGCGCGACGCGGTCCGGAGCCGGGCCGGGGTCGCATCACGGTGGCCTGCGTCCACGGCGAGTGGCACGCGTTCCCGGCGCGGCTGCTGGCCGAGGTGCTGCGCCTGCGCGGCTGGCACGTCGACTACCTGGGCGCGCAGGTGCCCGCGCCCCACCTGGTCGCCCACCTGCACCGGACGAACCCGGACGCGGTGGCGCTGTCCGGCTCGCTCGCGCCCCGGCTGCCCGCCGCGCACGCGGCGATCACGTCGTGCCAGGCGGTGGGCACGCCGGTGCTGGCCGGCGGCGCCGCCTTCGGCCCGGACGGCCGCTATGCCCGGCTGCTCGGCGCCGACGCCTGGGCTCCCGACGCGTGCGCCGCCGCCGACCTGCTGGCCGGCGGGCCGCCGCCCCGTCGGCCCGCGACCGGCCGGCCCGCCGACGCGCCGCCGCACCTGGCCGGCCCCGAGTACGCCGCCCTCACCGGGTCCGCCCCGGACCTGGTGAGAGGCGTCGCGGAAGAGCTGGCCCGGCGCGTCCCCGAGCTGGCGCCGGCCTATGCCGAGAGCCGGCTCGGGCACCCGGTCGAGGACGTCGCGTCCATCGTCGACTACCTGAGGGCCGCCCTGTACGTCGACGACCCCGAGCTCTTCTCCTCCTTCATGGGCTGGATGGCGGAAGTCCTCACGGCGCGCGGCATCCCGGCACACGTGCTGCTCCCCGTCCTGGACGCGCTGGCCGAGCGCCTTCCCGGCTCCCCACGCGCCCTCGTCATGCTGGAGGGGGCGCGCGATGTGACGCGGCGCCACCGCGTGGGCGATCACTGGACGCGTCGGTAG